Proteins from one Aspergillus nidulans FGSC A4 chromosome VIII genomic window:
- a CDS encoding isoleucine--tRNA ligase ILS1 (transcript_id=CADANIAT00001964), translated as MSIDFPKEEETILKRWKEINAFQRQVELSKGRKPYTFYDGPPFATGLPHYGHLLASTIKDIIPRYWSMKGHYVERRFGWDTHGVPIEYEIDKKLGMSGLEAVEKLGIEKYNEECRAIVMRFASEWRETIERLGRWIDFDNDYKTMNTSFMESVWWVFKQLFDKGLVYKGFRVMPYSTALNTPLSNFEAQQNYKDVQDPAIVVTFPLLDDPETCLLAWTTTPWTLPSNTALAVHPDFEYIKIFDEASGKHYILLESLLRTIYKDPKKAKFKIVSKFKGSEMKDWKYQPLFNYFYETFKDHGYRVLNATYVTADDGTGIVHQAPSYGEDDYKVGVEGGVIDETRPPPNPVDDMGCFTSEVPEFQGQHVKAADKAIIKHLKGTGRLLVDSQITHSYPFCWRSDTPLIYRAVPSWFVKIQPIIPKMLEGIEDSHWVPSAVKDKRFASWIQNARDWNISRNRFWGTPLPLWANEDFSEVVAVGSIQELKELSGYEGEITDIHRDKVDKITIPSKKGNGVLRRVSEVFDCWFESGSMPYAQQHYPFENKEQFEKSFPGDFIAEGLDQTRGWFYTLTVLGTHLFGKLPFKNCVVNGIVLAEDGKKMSKRLKNYPDPSLIMDRYGSDALRLYLINSPVVRAEPLRFKESGVKEIVAKVLLPLWNSYKFFEGQAALLKKTAGIDFMWDPKVEATNTNVMDRWILASCQSLLKFVNQEMAGYRLYTVVPRLLGLIENTTNWYIRFNRKRLKGENGVNDTLHALNTLFEVLYTLVRGLAPFTPFLTDNIYGRLLPHIPEAIRGEDSRSVHFLPFPEVREELFDEVVERRVARMQKVIEMARVSRERRSLGLKTPLKSLVVIHQDQQYLDDVKSLEGYILEEINIQELILSTDEEKYNVQYSVSADWPTLGKKLKKDAQKVKKALPSLTSDDVKKFVAEKTILVDGIELVEGDLVVKRGLKQDASAEDKEPAADADVLTILDVKLYPELAHQGLGREIVNRLQRLRKKAGLVPTDDVKMEYVVLSDPDNIGIAEAFNTQASVIEKAVRRPLEKRDSADGKLPSADEEGMIMQEEQEVQNATFLLRLLKL; from the exons CGAGTACGAAATCGACAAGAAACTGGGCATGTCTGGGTTGGAAGCCGTCGAGAAACTTGGCATTGAAAAGTACAACGAAGAGTGTAGGGCCATTGTCATGAGGTTTGCGTCTGAATGGCGAGAAACCATTGAGCGGCTTGGCCGCTGGATTGACTTCGACAATGACTACAAG ACTATGAACACCTCGTTTATGGAATCCGTGTGGTGGGTTTTCAAGCAGCTGTTCGACAAAGGACTTGTTTACAAGGGCTTCCGTGTCATGCCCTACTCGACTGCGCTAAACACCCCGCTTTCCAACTTCGAAGCTCAGCAAAATTACAAGGATGTTCAGGATCCCGCCATTGTGGTCACATTTCCCCTCCTGGATGATCCAGAGACATGTCTTCTCGCGTGGACAACCACGCCCTGGACCCTGCCCTCCAACACGGCCCTCGCGGTACACCCGGATTTCGAATATATCAAAATCTTTGATGAAGCTTCCGGAAAGCACTACATCTTGCTCGAGTCTCTGCTTCGAACTATCTATaaggaccccaagaaagcCAAATTCAAAATTGTCTCGAAATTCAAGGGATCAGAGATGAAAGATTGGAAGTACCAGCCTCTTTTCAACTACTTTTACGAGACCTTCAAGGACCACGGGTACCGCGTCCTGAACGCCACATATGTCACTGCCGATGACGGTACTGGTATTGTCCACCAGGCTCCTTCGTACGGTGAGGATGATTACAAGGTCGGTGTGGAAGGAGGTGTTATTGACGAGACCCGCCCTCCGCCTAACCCGGTCGACGACATGGGCTGCTTCACATCCGAGGTTCCCGAGTTCCAGGGCCAACatgtcaaggctgccgaCAAAGCTATCATCAAGCATCTTAAGGGCACTGGACGTCTGCTTGTCGACAGCCAGATTACTCACAGTTACCCGTTTTGTTGGCGTTCGGACACTCCGCTGATCTACCGGGCGGTTCCTTCATGGTTTGTCAAGATCCAACCCATTATCCCCAAGATGCTCGAGGGTATCGAAGACTCGCACTGGGTTCCCAGCGCCGTCAAGGATAAGAGATTTGCTAGCTGGATTCAGAACGCTCGTGACTGGAACATCTCTCGTAATCGATTCTGGGGTACTCCGCTGCCTCTTTGGGCCAACGAGGACTTCAGCGAAGTTGTCGCTGTTGGCAGCATTCAGGAGCTTAAAGAGCTCAGTGGCTACGAAGGGGAGATCACTGACATTCATCGCGACAAGGTGGATAAGATTACAATCCCGAGCAAGAAGGGGAATGGTGTTCTTCGTCGCGTCAGTGAAGTGTTCGACTGTTGGTTTGAATCAGGTTCGATGCCGTACGCTCAGCAACACTATCCGTTTGAAAACAAGGAGCAATTCGAGAAGAGCTTCCCCGGTGACTTCATTGCCGAGGGTCTGGACCAAACTCGTGGCTGGTTCTACACCTTGACCGTCCTTGGCACCCATCTATTCGGTAAGCTGCCCTTTAAGAACTGTGTAGTGAACGGTATCGTGCTTGCAGaagatggaaagaagatgTCCAAGCGGTTGAAGAACTATCCCGACCCGTCGCTTATCATGGACCGGTATGGTTCGGATGCCCTCCGGCTCTACCTCATCAACTCTCCTGTTGTTCGAGCGGAGCCTCTGCGCTTCAAGGAGTCTGGTGTCAAGGAGATTGTTGCCAAGGTTCTCCTTCCTCTATGGAACAGTTACAAGTTCTTTGAGGGTCAGGCAGCTCTTCTCAAGAAGACCGCGGGAATTGATTTCATGTGGGACCCTAAAGTCGAAGCTACCAACACCAACGTCATGGACCGTTGGATCTTAGCCAGCTGCCAGAGTCTGCTCAAGTTCGTTAACCAGGAGATGGCGGGATACCGTCTGTACACCGtcgttcctcgccttctAGGCCTCATTGAAAACACCACGAACTGGTACATCCGATTCAACCGAAAGCGTCTCAAGGGAGAAAACGGTGTGAATGACACTTTGCATGCTCTGAACACGCTCTTCGAGGTTCTTTACACCTTGGTTAGGGGACTTGCCCCATTTACACCTTTCCTCACCGATAACATCTATGGGCGTCTTCTCCCCCACATTCCTGAAGCCATCCGCGGCGAGGACAGCCGGAGCGTTCActtccttcccttccccgAAGTCCGTGAGGAGCTGTTcgatgaagttgttgagAGAAGAGTCGCACGGATGCAAAAGGTCATTGAAATGGCCCGTGTTTCGCGCGAGCGTCGGTCTCTTGGTCTGAAGACCCCGTTGAAGTCCCTCGTTGTGATCCATCAGGATCAGCAATACCTTGACGATGTGAAGTCCCTGGAGGGCTACATCCTTGAGGAGATCAACATCCAGGAGCTCATTCTGTCCACCGACGAAGAGAAGTACAACGTGCAGTACAGCGTGTCCGCTGACTGGCCGACACTTGGtaagaagttgaagaaggatgcacAAAAGGTCAAGAAGGCTCTGCCCTCGTTGACCAGCGATGATGTGAAGAAGTTTGTTGCCGAAAAGACGATTCTTGTTGACGGCATTGAGCTCGTTGAAGGAGACCTTGTTGTCAAGAGAGGTCTTAAGCAGGACGCTTCCGCCGAGGATAAAGAGCCCGCTGCTGATGCCGACGTCTTGACTATTCTCGATGTCAAGTTGTACCCCGAACTAGCTCACCAGGGTCTTGGTCGAGAAATCGTCAACCGACTTCAGCGTCTCCGTAAAAAGGCTGGCTTGGTCCCTACTGATGACGTCAAGATGGAATACGTCGTTCTCTCGGACCCAGACAATATCGGCATTGCAGAGGCTTTCAACACTCAGGCTTCGGTCATTGAAAAGGCGGTGCGTCGGCCGCTTGAGAAACGTGATTCAGCTGATGGCAAGTTGCCCAGCGCAGACGAGGAGGGTATGATCATgcaagaggagcaggaagtACAGAACGCCACTTTCTTATTGCGGCTGCTGAAGCTGTAG